Proteins encoded within one genomic window of Bacillus sp. 1NLA3E:
- a CDS encoding SDR family oxidoreductase: protein MAKLLQNQVALITGAGSGIGRATALKLAQNGAKIALVDLHKENIQQVNQEIVEIGGQAIVLEADASSPELMKECFESTFAKWGQLDIVFANAGINGVVAPIEDLSPDDWDLTISNNLKSTFLSIKYAIPHMKTNGGSIIITSSINGNRIYNNIGMSAYSTSKIAQMGFGKMAALELAKYQIRVNMICPGAIKTNINDNTWPEKNKLEKVKIPIQYPEGSQPLEHAPGKPEQVADLVLFLASAHSNHITGSEIFIDGAESLL from the coding sequence TTGGCGAAACTTCTTCAAAATCAGGTTGCCTTGATTACAGGGGCGGGCTCTGGGATCGGTAGGGCCACCGCATTGAAGTTAGCACAGAACGGGGCAAAGATTGCGTTAGTTGATTTGCACAAAGAAAACATCCAACAAGTCAATCAGGAAATTGTAGAAATAGGTGGCCAGGCTATCGTACTTGAAGCAGATGCTTCTTCTCCGGAACTTATGAAGGAGTGTTTTGAAAGTACCTTTGCAAAGTGGGGTCAGCTCGATATTGTCTTTGCTAATGCAGGAATCAATGGAGTTGTTGCTCCAATTGAAGATCTAAGCCCTGATGATTGGGATCTGACCATTTCAAATAATTTGAAAAGTACTTTTCTAAGTATTAAATATGCCATTCCACATATGAAGACAAACGGTGGGAGCATTATCATCACAAGCTCGATTAATGGTAACCGCATTTATAATAATATCGGTATGTCAGCCTATAGCACATCAAAAATTGCCCAGATGGGGTTTGGGAAAATGGCAGCCTTGGAACTGGCTAAATATCAAATAAGAGTTAATATGATTTGCCCAGGTGCAATTAAAACAAATATCAATGATAATACTTGGCCTGAAAAAAACAAATTGGAAAAGGTGAAGATTCCGATCCAATACCCTGAAGGAAGTCAGCCATTAGAACATGCACCGGGAAAACCAGAACAAGTGGCAGATCTAGTTTTATTTTTGGCATCCGCTCACTCTAATCACATTACTGGAAGCGAGATTTTTATTGACGGGGCAGAATCGCTTTTATAA
- a CDS encoding ribonuclease H-like YkuK family protein yields MEKNHVVDYSFQNLQENGMSFEQVFMRIKEFMKLYPSGNFRLMIGTDSQVHKTKTVFITGIVIQNQGKGVWACIRKVTIPRKMTHLHERISFELSLTEEIVSLFDENGKEQLIHIILPYLYQGATFTMEGHIDIGAGKRNKTSAFVKEMVTRMESMGIEPKIKPNAFVASSYANRYTR; encoded by the coding sequence ATGGAAAAGAACCATGTTGTTGACTATTCTTTTCAAAATCTGCAGGAAAATGGTATGTCCTTTGAGCAGGTCTTTATGCGAATTAAGGAGTTTATGAAATTGTATCCAAGTGGAAATTTCCGGTTGATGATCGGAACTGATTCCCAAGTTCATAAAACAAAAACTGTTTTTATTACCGGTATTGTGATTCAAAATCAAGGAAAAGGCGTGTGGGCGTGTATTAGAAAGGTGACCATTCCAAGGAAAATGACCCATTTACACGAACGCATTTCGTTTGAATTATCATTAACAGAGGAAATTGTTTCATTGTTTGATGAAAATGGAAAGGAACAGTTAATTCATATTATTTTGCCGTATCTTTACCAAGGAGCTACCTTTACGATGGAAGGTCATATCGATATTGGGGCAGGGAAACGAAATAAGACCAGTGCTTTTGTGAAAGAGATGGTCACTAGAATGGAATCCATGGGTATTGAACCGAAGATTAAACCCAATGCATTCGTGGCCTCGAGCTATGCGAATCGATATACAAGGTAA
- a CDS encoding carboxymuconolactone decarboxylase family protein: MESFEPQNETEAILHDYKLGLGTFTQKMPDLAQHFNAFTEACFKEGELSQKEKQLIALGISVFSQNEYCIIYHTKGCLDQGATEEEIFEAIGVSAAFGGGAAMSQVVTLVQACITDLNK; the protein is encoded by the coding sequence ATGGAATCTTTTGAACCACAAAATGAGACTGAAGCAATATTACATGATTATAAGCTAGGTTTAGGTACTTTTACTCAAAAGATGCCAGATTTAGCTCAGCATTTTAATGCTTTTACAGAGGCATGTTTTAAAGAAGGGGAGTTATCACAAAAAGAAAAACAGCTTATTGCATTAGGGATTAGCGTATTTTCACAAAATGAATATTGTATTATCTATCATACAAAAGGATGTCTTGATCAAGGAGCAACTGAGGAAGAGATTTTTGAAGCAATTGGTGTATCTGCCGCATTTGGAGGCGGCGCAGCAATGAGTCAGGTTGTAACACTTGTACAAGCCTGCATTACAGATTTAAATAAGTAA
- a CDS encoding basic amino acid ABC transporter substrate-binding protein, whose translation MKQKFKIMVVLLFSLTLILSACGSNKNNADEKGNSSQETKKILRVVTAAEYAPFEYMDKGEVVGFDVDLVNAVAKEAGYQVKVDNVGWDPIFVEIKGKRADLAASAITINEDRKQSYDFTSPYFLSTNMIMVQEGSNIKTAADLKDKKVAVQNGTTGQDAVEGMFGKKNENIKKFENIPLAIMELKNGGVDAVVADNTVVEEYVKNNPKDKLVVIEDESAFEAEYYGYLLPKGSKLKTDLDTALTTILENGTYTKIYKQWFGVEPNLEKLKAQQ comes from the coding sequence ATGAAACAAAAATTTAAGATTATGGTTGTTCTATTATTTTCGTTAACATTGATACTCTCAGCATGTGGTTCAAATAAAAATAATGCTGATGAAAAAGGAAACAGTTCACAGGAAACAAAGAAAATTCTTCGTGTTGTTACGGCGGCAGAATATGCTCCATTTGAATATATGGACAAGGGTGAAGTCGTAGGTTTTGATGTGGATTTAGTAAATGCTGTAGCAAAAGAAGCTGGCTATCAGGTTAAGGTAGATAATGTTGGTTGGGACCCTATCTTTGTAGAGATTAAAGGAAAAAGAGCGGACTTAGCAGCTTCAGCTATTACCATCAATGAAGATAGAAAACAAAGTTATGATTTCACTTCCCCTTACTTTTTGTCGACAAATATGATTATGGTCCAGGAAGGCAGTAACATCAAAACGGCGGCAGACCTAAAGGATAAAAAAGTTGCAGTTCAAAATGGCACCACCGGTCAAGACGCAGTTGAAGGAATGTTTGGTAAGAAAAACGAAAACATTAAGAAGTTTGAGAACATCCCATTAGCCATTATGGAATTGAAAAATGGTGGTGTTGATGCTGTAGTGGCTGATAATACTGTTGTTGAGGAATATGTTAAAAACAATCCGAAGGACAAGCTCGTCGTAATTGAAGATGAGAGTGCATTTGAAGCAGAATATTACGGATATTTATTACCAAAAGGCAGCAAACTAAAAACTGATTTGGATACAGCTCTTACAACCATACTGGAAAATGGCACTTACACAAAAATCTACAAGCAGTGGTTTGGCGTTGAGCCTAATTTAGAAAAATTAAAAGCCCAACAATAA
- a CDS encoding DUF4230 domain-containing protein — MGKKEVALAQLESILTELKEGQNESAATAAIGHREKVSHKSGTIARLIFKVWGLKILIFTIIIVLAISGALWLYSGNLVKKESSTFVEQVQELSTLATAEAHIKVVIEQEDNKVFGKNISMDIPGTKREALLIIPATVLAGVDLKGITSKDIKINNKTKELEIVLPHAKLIQGPSIQMDKVQTFSDEGLFRGNVEWDEGFDFASEAQKKIKKEATDIGLLQTAEKSADKILKEFFSNLGYSVKVTFK; from the coding sequence GTGGGGAAAAAAGAAGTTGCGTTGGCACAATTGGAAAGCATTTTGACCGAGTTAAAAGAAGGACAAAACGAAAGTGCTGCTACCGCTGCAATTGGACATAGAGAAAAAGTATCTCATAAATCTGGTACTATAGCCAGACTCATCTTTAAAGTATGGGGATTAAAAATATTAATTTTTACCATTATTATCGTGTTGGCCATATCTGGAGCCTTATGGTTGTATTCGGGAAATCTAGTAAAAAAAGAAAGCTCAACATTTGTTGAACAGGTTCAGGAATTATCGACACTAGCAACGGCAGAAGCCCATATTAAGGTCGTAATTGAGCAGGAAGATAATAAGGTATTCGGGAAAAACATTTCAATGGATATCCCTGGAACAAAACGGGAGGCATTATTGATTATTCCTGCCACAGTGCTTGCTGGGGTTGATTTAAAAGGGATTACTTCAAAGGATATTAAAATTAACAATAAAACTAAAGAACTTGAAATCGTCCTACCACATGCAAAGCTCATTCAGGGTCCCTCAATTCAGATGGATAAGGTACAAACTTTTTCAGACGAGGGCTTGTTTCGCGGGAATGTTGAGTGGGATGAAGGTTTTGACTTCGCCTCCGAAGCACAAAAGAAAATCAAAAAAGAAGCAACGGACATAGGCCTACTACAAACAGCCGAAAAAAGTGCAGATAAAATCCTTAAAGAATTTTTTAGCAACCTTGGCTATTCAGTAAAAGTAACATTTAAGTAA
- a CDS encoding DUF5946 family protein, translating to MGTKMIKCPGCGLTLPDQQIVLPNRYNATGECYQKYSELSTYTLNKQDIYFNHQHAIDTYSAQHSGSGMKNITTAYSLIGLYYAIEHGYTGKQVQHIHMLLSKQKYNWQGLQPPNKHYSITVYDVLKEEPGEKRDVMLRNWMDDVWNCWKDQHQWVRDIMKSLLK from the coding sequence ATGGGTACCAAAATGATTAAATGCCCAGGTTGTGGTTTAACCCTCCCTGATCAACAAATTGTATTACCTAATCGATACAACGCTACAGGTGAATGCTATCAAAAATATAGTGAACTTAGCACATACACGCTGAATAAACAGGACATTTATTTCAATCACCAGCATGCTATTGATACATACAGTGCACAGCATTCTGGTAGTGGGATGAAAAACATAACAACCGCATACTCATTAATTGGATTATATTATGCGATTGAACACGGGTATACAGGAAAGCAAGTACAACATATACATATGTTACTATCAAAACAAAAATATAACTGGCAGGGATTGCAACCTCCGAATAAGCACTATTCCATAACAGTTTACGATGTTTTAAAGGAAGAACCTGGAGAAAAACGTGATGTTATGCTCCGAAATTGGATGGATGATGTTTGGAATTGTTGGAAGGATCAACACCAGTGGGTGAGAGACATTATGAAATCCTTATTAAAATAG
- a CDS encoding S1C family serine protease produces the protein MDKKNDEKSEFTEPAFEDFLVEEVDPHSEQKKKRRSIMIRSVAMIIAFMFLISSFSSFSSIFNLPAFHFVKTSYQLSKQKDIQQYKKAVVSVEGSDSKGTGFNIVADGYIITNYHVIEKMKPILVYFPDGQVFKATLVHGYPEVDLAFLDIKGKNLPVLPLGRDSRLTEGDSVYVIGNPLGYYQIANQGEMIGYEVVEKIEAPILALTAPIFRGNSGSPVINKEGKVVGVVFATTVPKLTKRENPEGLAIPIREVLTRLPK, from the coding sequence ATGGACAAAAAAAACGATGAAAAAAGTGAGTTTACTGAACCAGCCTTTGAAGATTTTTTAGTTGAGGAAGTGGACCCTCACAGTGAGCAAAAAAAGAAGCGCCGCTCCATTATGATTCGGTCCGTGGCAATGATAATAGCCTTTATGTTCTTGATCAGTAGCTTTTCTTCATTTTCAAGTATTTTCAATCTACCTGCCTTTCATTTTGTAAAAACCTCCTACCAATTATCTAAACAAAAGGATATTCAACAATATAAAAAAGCTGTCGTTTCCGTTGAGGGAAGCGATTCAAAAGGAACTGGTTTTAATATAGTTGCGGATGGATACATTATCACGAATTATCATGTGATTGAAAAGATGAAACCAATTTTGGTTTATTTTCCCGATGGACAAGTGTTTAAAGCGACTCTCGTTCATGGCTATCCTGAAGTAGATTTAGCGTTCTTAGATATAAAAGGGAAAAACCTCCCCGTTTTACCGTTAGGAAGGGATTCCAGGTTAACAGAAGGGGATTCTGTTTATGTTATCGGAAATCCTTTGGGGTATTATCAAATTGCCAATCAAGGTGAAATGATTGGATATGAGGTAGTAGAAAAAATAGAAGCTCCTATCCTTGCGTTGACAGCTCCCATATTTCGGGGAAATAGCGGTAGTCCTGTCATAAATAAAGAAGGAAAAGTGGTGGGAGTGGTGTTTGCCACAACCGTACCAAAACTAACGAAAAGGGAAAATCCCGAGGGATTAGCGATTCCGATTCGTGAAGTGTTAACCCGTTTGCCCAAATAA
- the glpK gene encoding glycerol kinase GlpK → MEKYILSLDQGTTSSRAILFNKKGEIVHISQKEFTQYFPKPGWVEHNANEIWGSILAVIATCLSESNTKPEQVEGIGITNQRETTVVWDKETGIPVYNAIVWQSRQTSEICDELKGKGYNDLFRDKTGLLIDAYFSGTKVKWILDNVEGVRQQAKEGKLLFGTIDTWIIWKLSGGKAHVTDYSNASRTLMYNIHELKWDEELLEILTVPASMLPEVRPSSEIYAHTVDYHFFGREVPIAGAAGDQQAALFGQACFDQGMAKNTYGTGCFMLMNTGEKSVHSEHGLLTTIAWGLNGKVEYALEGSIFVAGSAIQWLRDGLRMLKDAKASEEYAKRVQSSDGVYVVPAFVGLGTPYWDSDVRGAVFGLTRGTTKEHFIRATLESLAYQTKDVLSAMEADSGIELRTLRVDGGAVKNDFLMEFQCGILNVPVERPSINETTALGAAYLAGLAVGFWKSKEEIAKQWAIEHSFEPAMEATQRDQLYTGWKKAVQAAMVFK, encoded by the coding sequence ATGGAAAAATATATCTTATCATTAGATCAGGGGACAACTAGCTCAAGGGCAATTTTATTCAATAAAAAGGGTGAAATTGTTCATATTTCACAGAAAGAATTTACTCAATATTTTCCAAAGCCAGGTTGGGTCGAACATAATGCAAACGAAATCTGGGGATCTATTTTAGCAGTCATTGCAACATGTTTATCTGAATCAAATACCAAACCTGAGCAAGTAGAAGGAATCGGAATTACCAACCAAAGAGAGACAACGGTTGTTTGGGATAAAGAAACGGGTATTCCCGTATATAATGCAATTGTTTGGCAATCTAGACAAACTAGCGAAATTTGTGATGAGCTAAAAGGTAAAGGTTACAATGATTTGTTTAGAGATAAAACAGGTTTATTAATTGATGCCTATTTTTCGGGAACAAAAGTAAAGTGGATTCTAGACAATGTTGAAGGGGTCCGTCAACAGGCAAAAGAAGGAAAGTTATTGTTTGGGACGATTGATACATGGATTATTTGGAAGTTATCTGGTGGGAAAGCCCATGTTACAGATTATTCAAATGCTTCAAGAACATTGATGTACAACATTCACGAGTTGAAATGGGACGAGGAGCTCCTTGAGATTCTTACGGTTCCAGCCTCAATGCTACCAGAAGTACGTCCTTCTTCAGAAATCTATGCCCACACAGTTGATTATCATTTCTTTGGTAGAGAAGTACCAATCGCTGGAGCGGCTGGTGACCAGCAAGCTGCTTTATTCGGGCAAGCATGCTTCGACCAAGGTATGGCTAAAAACACTTACGGTACGGGATGCTTTATGTTAATGAATACGGGTGAAAAATCCGTTCACTCTGAACATGGATTATTAACGACTATTGCTTGGGGACTAAACGGGAAAGTAGAATATGCACTAGAAGGCAGTATTTTTGTGGCAGGTTCTGCCATTCAATGGCTCCGAGATGGATTAAGAATGTTAAAAGATGCCAAAGCCAGTGAGGAATACGCAAAAAGAGTACAGTCATCAGATGGGGTTTATGTCGTTCCTGCTTTTGTTGGACTTGGCACACCGTATTGGGATAGTGATGTCCGCGGAGCAGTGTTCGGTTTAACACGTGGTACCACAAAGGAGCATTTTATCCGGGCAACTCTAGAATCACTTGCGTATCAAACTAAAGATGTATTATCTGCGATGGAAGCAGACTCTGGGATTGAGCTAAGAACCTTACGTGTTGATGGTGGGGCTGTTAAAAATGATTTCTTAATGGAATTCCAATGCGGCATATTAAATGTACCAGTCGAAAGACCATCTATAAATGAAACGACTGCACTTGGAGCAGCATATTTAGCAGGCTTGGCAGTAGGGTTTTGGAAAAGTAAGGAAGAAATTGCTAAGCAATGGGCCATTGAACATTCCTTCGAACCAGCAATGGAAGCAACACAGAGGGATCAACTTTATACAGGCTGGAAAAAAGCAGTTCAAGCAGCAATGGTGTTTAAATAA
- a CDS encoding SDR family NAD(P)-dependent oxidoreductase, with protein MDLQLKGKNVLITGGSKGIGKAIAKAFISEGANVSIAARDLVFLEKAKEELGGDVSLFQVDILKAAERINLIQSYIEQNGSIDILINNAGGSNGGSATETAMDLYYEAMELNFFSAVHLSKLAVDDMKLRRSGSIINITSVYGRESGGKTTYNNAKSALISFTKGLADEVISNGIRVNSIAPGSILHETGNWIKRLKEDPDKINKFVMHDIPAGRFGTPEEIANVAIFLASDKASWIVGASINVDGGQSKMNF; from the coding sequence ATGGACCTTCAATTAAAAGGAAAAAACGTACTAATTACAGGTGGTTCAAAAGGAATCGGAAAAGCAATTGCGAAAGCCTTTATTTCAGAGGGAGCGAACGTATCAATTGCTGCACGCGATTTAGTTTTTTTAGAAAAAGCAAAAGAAGAGTTAGGTGGGGATGTTTCCCTTTTCCAAGTTGATATTTTGAAAGCTGCTGAACGAATAAATCTGATTCAATCTTATATCGAACAGAATGGTTCAATCGATATCCTAATCAATAATGCAGGTGGTAGTAATGGAGGTAGTGCGACAGAAACAGCAATGGACTTATATTATGAAGCAATGGAGCTGAATTTTTTTTCGGCTGTTCATTTAAGTAAACTTGCTGTTGATGATATGAAACTACGCCGGAGTGGTTCAATCATTAATATTACGTCGGTCTATGGAAGAGAAAGCGGAGGCAAAACCACATACAATAATGCAAAATCTGCTCTTATAAGCTTTACTAAAGGTTTGGCAGACGAGGTTATCTCAAATGGGATTCGGGTTAACAGCATTGCACCTGGGAGCATTCTTCATGAAACAGGAAATTGGATCAAACGCCTCAAAGAGGATCCCGATAAGATAAATAAGTTTGTTATGCATGATATTCCAGCGGGGCGTTTCGGTACGCCAGAGGAAATAGCAAATGTTGCTATTTTTTTGGCATCGGATAAAGCTTCTTGGATTGTTGGAGCAAGTATTAATGTAGATGGTGGACAATCAAAGATGAATTTTTAG
- a CDS encoding glycerol-3-phosphate dehydrogenase/oxidase: MKFSNLDRQGHIEKLTNESFDLLILGGGITGAGIALDAAARGMKVAIVDMQDFSAGTSSRSTKLVHGGLRYLKQFEVKMVADVGKERAVVNENGPHVTTPEWMLLPIHKGGTFGKFTTSIGLMVYDFLAGVKKNERRTMLDAAETLKREPLLKKEGLKGGGVYVEYRTDDARLTIEVLKAAIEKGAIGLNYAKADALYYDNGKVAGAIIRNELNGEHFTIRAKEVVNSTGPWVDFIREKDHSKIGKQLKLSKGVHVVIDQSRFPLKQAVYFDTADGRMVFAIPRDGKTYVGTTDTFYNGDVTHPGMTESDRTYILNAIHYMFPDVNVTEEDVESSWAGLRPLIYEEGKDPSEISRKDEIWVSDSGLITIAGGKLTGYRKMAETVTNLVAKKLANNKQSFRSCETRNLPISGGDVSGSLRFPQFLVTQETVGMQLGLTKKEAQHLASIYGSNVPALFKIAKERREDANRFKLPILTFCKLVYAIENEMIATPVDFFFRRTGDLLFDIDLVLKNKNQVIAFMANTFNWSNIEIARYSNELEREIMNATAPTGLEERNDLKTQSD; encoded by the coding sequence ATGAAATTTTCAAATCTTGATAGACAAGGACATATTGAAAAACTAACAAATGAAAGCTTTGACCTTTTGATATTGGGGGGCGGAATAACTGGGGCAGGAATTGCCCTAGATGCTGCTGCAAGAGGGATGAAGGTTGCAATCGTCGATATGCAAGATTTTTCTGCTGGAACTTCAAGTCGCTCAACTAAGCTCGTCCATGGCGGTTTACGGTATTTGAAACAATTTGAAGTCAAAATGGTGGCTGATGTTGGAAAAGAAAGAGCGGTTGTAAACGAAAATGGACCTCACGTAACCACTCCAGAGTGGATGCTACTTCCTATACACAAAGGGGGTACATTTGGGAAATTTACTACATCAATTGGTTTAATGGTTTACGACTTTTTGGCTGGAGTTAAAAAGAATGAACGAAGAACAATGCTTGATGCAGCTGAAACATTAAAACGTGAACCGTTATTAAAAAAGGAAGGATTAAAAGGTGGTGGCGTATATGTTGAGTACCGTACTGATGATGCCAGATTAACAATTGAAGTCCTTAAAGCAGCAATTGAAAAAGGTGCCATAGGACTGAATTATGCGAAGGCTGATGCATTGTATTACGATAACGGAAAAGTGGCAGGTGCTATTATTCGTAATGAATTAAATGGAGAGCACTTTACCATTAGGGCAAAAGAAGTTGTGAATTCAACAGGGCCATGGGTAGATTTTATCCGTGAAAAAGATCATTCGAAAATTGGGAAACAATTGAAACTGTCAAAAGGAGTCCACGTTGTAATTGATCAATCAAGGTTCCCATTGAAGCAGGCAGTCTATTTTGATACAGCAGATGGAAGAATGGTGTTTGCGATCCCGAGAGATGGTAAAACGTATGTAGGTACCACTGACACATTTTACAATGGGGATGTGACACATCCTGGGATGACAGAAAGTGATCGGACCTATATTCTAAATGCGATCCATTATATGTTTCCTGATGTCAATGTAACAGAAGAAGACGTAGAATCAAGCTGGGCTGGCTTAAGACCTCTGATTTATGAAGAAGGAAAGGATCCGTCTGAGATTTCCCGCAAGGATGAAATTTGGGTTTCAGATTCAGGATTAATTACAATAGCGGGCGGTAAATTAACTGGATATCGGAAAATGGCAGAAACCGTTACAAACTTGGTGGCTAAAAAATTAGCAAATAACAAGCAATCTTTTAGAAGTTGTGAAACAAGAAATTTGCCGATTTCTGGTGGTGATGTTAGCGGTTCGCTTAGATTCCCCCAATTCTTAGTAACCCAAGAAACAGTTGGGATGCAATTAGGTTTAACGAAAAAAGAAGCTCAGCATTTAGCCTCAATTTATGGTTCCAATGTTCCGGCGCTTTTCAAAATAGCTAAAGAGAGACGTGAGGATGCAAACCGCTTCAAATTGCCAATCTTAACATTTTGCAAGCTAGTTTATGCGATTGAGAATGAAATGATTGCTACACCTGTTGATTTCTTTTTCCGCAGAACAGGCGATTTATTATTTGATATCGATTTAGTTTTGAAAAACAAAAACCAAGTGATTGCTTTTATGGCTAATACTTTTAATTGGTCCAATATTGAAATAGCCCGATACAGTAATGAATTGGAAAGAGAAATAATGAATGCAACTGCTCCAACTGGGTTGGAAGAAAGGAATGATCTTAAAACTCAGAGTGATTGA
- a CDS encoding MOSC domain-containing protein: protein MSSAVIKSINIGKPVSLEFKTRGISSGINKKPVEKPLFLSTLNFSGDEQADLVHHGGKDKAICVYPYEHYVHWEKELKRPLSYGAFGENLTTVGLLEDDICIGDIFKFGEAIVQISQPRQPCYKLSLKYGVEDLPIKIQQTGYTGFYCRVLKEGTVSKELGLTLMHRHPKGITVSYANLIMHHEKGNIEGLNKMLDIDELSESWRATFINRRDGIAVDAERRLLGNDKK from the coding sequence ATGAGCTCTGCGGTGATAAAATCTATTAACATTGGAAAACCAGTTTCTTTAGAGTTTAAAACTAGGGGGATTTCTTCAGGGATTAATAAGAAGCCGGTAGAAAAGCCGCTATTTCTTTCAACACTAAATTTTTCGGGGGATGAACAAGCGGATTTAGTTCATCATGGTGGTAAAGATAAGGCTATTTGTGTTTATCCCTATGAGCATTATGTTCATTGGGAAAAAGAGTTGAAACGGCCATTATCATATGGAGCTTTCGGTGAGAATCTTACAACAGTGGGTTTACTAGAAGATGATATTTGTATTGGAGATATATTCAAATTTGGTGAGGCTATTGTTCAAATTAGTCAGCCAAGGCAACCTTGTTATAAGTTATCTCTGAAATACGGTGTAGAAGACCTTCCTATTAAAATTCAACAAACGGGATACACTGGATTTTATTGTAGAGTTCTCAAAGAAGGGACTGTTTCCAAAGAGTTGGGACTGACCCTTATGCACCGCCACCCTAAAGGAATAACCGTTTCTTATGCGAATCTGATTATGCACCACGAAAAAGGTAATATCGAAGGATTAAACAAAATGCTAGATATTGATGAGTTGTCCGAAAGTTGGCGTGCGACGTTTATCAACAGAAGAGATGGAATAGCTGTTGATGCTGAAAGAAGGTTACTTGGGAACGATAAAAAATAA
- a CDS encoding ABC transporter substrate-binding protein, giving the protein MKKIVIAIVCGMLLMLTACGTGSKKSSSKQEEKKIVKIGIIQLVEHPALDAAREGFVSALKDAGYVEGKNLKIDYQNSQGDINNNMTIAQNLVADKNDLIFAITTSSAQAVATSTKDIPVLFTAITDPVKADLVQSLDHPGGNVTGTSDTHPDAIKNTIKSIKTFFPNAKKVGIVYNSGESNAVLNVENAKKALKDNGLEPVLTSIATSSEVKQAAESLVDRVDVLYVPKDNTVVSALEAIIKVSNEHKIPTFVGEGDSVKRGTFASYGFEYHDLGYTTGEMAVQILKGKKPSEIPVGFPKNLELYINKKAAAQEGITVTKEMTKDAKIVGE; this is encoded by the coding sequence ATGAAAAAAATAGTCATAGCTATTGTATGTGGAATGTTGTTAATGCTCACGGCATGTGGAACGGGGAGCAAGAAAAGTAGTAGTAAGCAGGAAGAAAAGAAAATCGTGAAAATTGGTATCATCCAGCTTGTTGAGCATCCTGCCTTAGATGCAGCGAGAGAAGGGTTTGTTTCTGCATTGAAGGATGCGGGGTATGTGGAGGGTAAAAACTTAAAGATAGATTACCAGAATTCACAGGGCGATATAAATAATAATATGACGATTGCCCAAAATCTAGTAGCTGACAAAAATGATTTAATATTTGCAATTACTACATCAAGTGCACAGGCTGTGGCAACATCAACTAAGGATATTCCAGTCCTGTTTACTGCCATAACTGACCCAGTTAAAGCAGATTTGGTCCAAAGCTTAGACCACCCAGGTGGTAATGTTACGGGTACATCGGATACTCATCCAGATGCAATCAAAAATACAATTAAGTCTATTAAAACTTTTTTCCCGAATGCAAAAAAAGTTGGAATTGTTTATAATTCAGGTGAATCAAATGCTGTTCTGAATGTGGAAAACGCGAAAAAGGCGTTAAAAGATAACGGCTTAGAGCCAGTATTAACCTCCATTGCCACCAGTTCTGAAGTGAAACAAGCAGCGGAATCGTTGGTTGACCGTGTTGACGTTTTATATGTTCCGAAAGACAATACTGTTGTTTCAGCCCTTGAGGCGATTATCAAAGTATCCAATGAACATAAAATCCCAACCTTTGTTGGGGAAGGGGATTCAGTAAAACGCGGTACATTTGCTTCATACGGTTTTGAATACCATGATCTCGGATACACCACTGGAGAGATGGCGGTTCAAATTCTAAAAGGGAAAAAACCGAGTGAAATTCCGGTCGGTTTTCCAAAAAATCTGGAGCTTTACATCAACAAGAAGGCAGCAGCGCAAGAGGGGATCACTGTAACAAAAGAAATGACAAAAGATGCTAAAATTGTTGGCGAATGA